From a single Stomoxys calcitrans chromosome 4, idStoCalc2.1, whole genome shotgun sequence genomic region:
- the LOC106087411 gene encoding aminoacylase-1 isoform X2, whose translation MSAWEDNEEIKLFREYLRIPSVHPDIDYEPCVKFLSKQFDAIGLPYEVHYIKGDKTKPILIGSWIGTQPELPSILLSSHMDVVPVFEEKWTHPPFSAHMDEEGKIFARGSQDMKSVGMQYLAALKVLRKSHKQMRRTVHIAYAPDEEVGGMANLEEFLKTEEFRKLNVGFALDEGIATEDEKFVAFYAERSIWEINFKFHGTAGHGSLLLPNTAGQKLHYLLNKLMAYRSTQQKLMEENPNLYIGDVTTINLTQLQGGVQSNVVPPVLAATFDMRLAIDVNLKEFEEQLKQWCNEAGGDIEWEWLCRIDTAPATKIDETNAYWVAFAKAFKDMDLKLDTHVCWRH comes from the exons AACCCTGCGTTAAATTTCTGTCCAAGCAATTCGATGCCATAGGACTTCCCTATGAAGTCCATTACATCAAAGGTGACAAGACCAAGCCCATACTAATAGGCTCCTGGATAGGCACACAGCCAGAGTTGCCTTCTATTTTGCTTAGCTCTCACATGGATGTGGTGCCAGTCTTTGAAGAGAAATGGACACACCCACCTTTTTCGGCCCACATGGATGAAGAGGGAAAAATTTTTGCTAGAGGCTCACAAGACATGAAATCAGTAGGTATGCAATATCTGGCCGCCCTTAAGGTACTAAGGAAGAGCCACAAGCAAATGCGTAGGACTGTACACATAGCCTATGCCCCAGATGAAGAAGTCGGAGGTATGGCAAATTTGGAAGAGTTTTTGAAAACCGAAGAATTTCGCAAACTCAATGTGGGTTTTGCTTTGGACGAGGGTATAGCAACTGAAGATGAGAAATTTGTGGCCTTTTATGCTGAGAGAAGTATATGGG AaatcaatttcaaatttcatggcACCGCTGGTCACGGTTCCTTGCTATTGCCCAATACAGCTGGCCAAAAATTACACTACCTATTGAACAAACTTATGGCTTATCGTTCAACTCAACAAAAGCTTATGGAGGAAAATCCCAATCTATATATAGGAGATGTTACCACCATAAACTTGACCCAACTACAGGGAGGTGTTCAATCGAATGTGGTGCCCCCAGTACTGGCGGCCACCTTTGATATGCGTTTAGCCATTGATGTCAACTTAAAGGAGTTTGAGGAACAGCTGAAGCAATGGTGTAATGAAGCCGGAGGCGATATAGAATGGGAATGGCTGTGTAGAATCGATACAGCTCCAGCAACTAAAATCGATGAGACCAATGCTTATTGGGTGGCTTTTGCAAAGGCTTTTAAGGATAT GGATCTTAAACTGGATACTCATGTCTGCTGGCGGCACTGA
- the LOC106087396 gene encoding uncharacterized protein LOC106087396 produces MHNIKFTRDYLPKPSVNINTITRSKNQVLQLNKNEFLKCCIGLVAVKNLPLNIFNDERYFKRLINPYLEEYSLNLSSENMVDALEFWALRIRTYLKIKLHKKPLSLKLDVVGRHGKNILVIHVQQLEKYEIVVHTLGTIQLKTKPTSQTLKEAIWKCLKDYEIEGHQLYAVSSDSRGRSLKALQLIQDEMEENDMEIEENLQKPIFSIVFNGSYVIELAARIYFKTIDGDLKQCRQVIKAIHDRQMENMFLPSLDNSQRWKSTYDMVFSLKEFITNSEIEFEFEEKLEWLDSFLQTHEPLHVWSQQQHSEQYIVGDFYRDWLVCEAKLKQWPRNEYAMHLLEAMLELKQTMLDNEAFNAALYFDPRFNHLDTPYFSEERKKQAVSHAMRLEALMKSLDGANKLLSEDYEIQYHGKGMGRVEDPYNILEAEMPIICRNSTSLETNPSLCHKLENLAYAQRLPYSTNILEFWKHMQIKDTQIHGLLKVILGVVISQSSIERTFNALSTLLTKTKSKMSRTAMENMLLVKLNADILDIVEA; encoded by the exons atgcataatataAAATTTACCCGGGACTATCTTCCAAAACCCTCAGTGAATATAAACACCATAACGCGTTCGAAAAACCAAGTTTTACAACTGAATAAAAATGAGTTTCTTAAATGTTGCATAGGATTGGTGGCGGTGAAAAATCTGCCCTTGAATATCTTCAATGATGAGAGGTACTTCAAGAGGCTTATCAATCCCTATCTAGAGGAGTATAGTCTGAATTTAAGTAGTGAAAATATGGTGGATGCTTTGGAGTTTTGGGCCTTGCGCATCAGAACCTATCTCAAGATAAAACTACATAAAAAGCCCTTAAGTTTAAAGTTGGATGTAGTGGGCCGCCATGGTAAAAACATTTTGGTTATACATGTCCAGCAATTGGAGAAATATGAAATTGTCGTACATACCTTGGGGACTATTCAACTGAAGACTAAGCCTACTTCACAAACTCTGAAAGAGGCCATATGGAAATGTCTCAAGGATTACGAAATTGAAGGGCATCAATTATATGCCGTATCAAGTGATAGCAGAGGTCGCTCCTTGAAAGCTCTCCAGCTAATTCAAGATGAAATGGAGGAAAATGATATGGAAATAGAAGAAAACTTACAAAAGCCTATCTTTAGCATAGTCTTCAATGGCTCTTACGTTATAGAATTGGCAGCTCGTATCTATTTTAAAACCATCGATGGTGATCTAAAGCAATGTCGCCAAGTGATCAAGGCAATACATGATAGGCAAATGGAGAACATGTTCTTGCCATCACTGGATAATAGTCAACGTTGGAAATCCACCTATGATATGGTCTTCTCCTTAAAAGAATTCATTACTAACAGTGAAATTGAGTTTGAGTTTGAAGAGAAACTAGAATGGCTAGACTCTTTCTTGCAGACCCATGAGCCTCTACATGTTTGGTCGCAACAACAACATAGTGAGCAATATATAGTGGGAGATTTCTATCGCGATTGGTTGGTGTGTGAGGCGAAACTGAAACAATGGCCCCGCAATGAGTATGCCATGCATTTGTTAGAGGCCATGTTGGAGCTTAAGCAGACCATGTTGGATAATGAAGCCTTTAATGCTGCGCTATATTTTGATCCCAGATTTAATCATTTGGATACACCATATTTTAGTGAGGAGAGAAAGAAACAGGCAGTG TCTCATGCAATGCGTCTTGAAGCCCTAATGAAATCCTTAGATGGCGCAAATAAACTTCTTTCCGAAGACTATGAAATTCAATATCATGGCAAAGGAATGGGCAGAGTTGAAGATCCCTATAATATACTTGAAGCTGAAATGCCCATAATTTGCAGAAATTCAACATCGTTGGAAACCAACCCGAGCTTATGCCACAAACTGGAAAATTTGGCATATGCTCAAAGATTACCCTATTCCACAAATATATTGGAATTTTGGAAACATATGCAAATTAAGGATACTCAAATACATGGCCTTTTGAAGGTGATTCTAGGTGTGGTCATAAGTCAATCATCGATTGAAAGGACATTCAATGCTCTCTCAACATTactgacaaaaacaaaatctaaaaTGTCCAGAACGGCAATGGAGAACATGCTGCTGGTGAAACTTAATGCCGATATTTTGGATATAGTGGAGGCTTAA